In Candidatus Methylomirabilota bacterium, a single genomic region encodes these proteins:
- a CDS encoding thioredoxin family protein, translated as MAILNERDRAAVRKEFEKLAGPVKLVVFSQELLAGDLCRQNEQLVREVAELSDTITVEVLNPAIDRERAEAYRVDQVPAIVVEGARDYGIRFYGIPSGYEFSNLIDSIIVASTGEPALSEETKASLRGLADDVDIKVFSTPTUPYCPRAVRLAQHMAVASERVRATAIEATEFPELARAYQVMGVPKVVINDRVQFEGAVPEKDFLGAVLQAVSPS; from the coding sequence ATGGCGATCCTGAACGAGCGAGACCGCGCGGCCGTCCGCAAGGAGTTCGAGAAGCTCGCCGGTCCCGTGAAGCTCGTCGTCTTCTCGCAGGAGCTGCTCGCCGGCGACCTCTGCCGGCAGAACGAGCAGCTCGTGCGCGAGGTGGCCGAGCTGTCCGACACGATCACCGTCGAGGTCCTGAATCCCGCCATCGACCGCGAGCGCGCCGAGGCCTACCGCGTGGACCAGGTGCCCGCGATCGTGGTCGAAGGCGCGCGCGACTACGGCATCCGCTTCTACGGGATCCCGTCGGGGTACGAGTTCAGCAACCTGATCGACTCGATCATCGTCGCGTCCACCGGAGAGCCCGCGCTCAGCGAGGAGACGAAGGCCTCGCTCCGGGGGCTGGCCGACGACGTGGACATCAAGGTCTTCTCGACGCCCACCTGACCCTACTGCCCCCGGGCCGTGCGCCTGGCTCAGCACATGGCGGTCGCCTCCGAGCGGGTCCGCGCGACGGCGATCGAGGCCACCGAGTTCCCCGAGCTGGCGCGCGCCTACCAGGTGATGGGCGTGCCCAAGGTCGTCATCAACGACCGCGTCCAGTTCGAGGGGGCCGTGCCGGAGAAGGATTTCCTCGGCGCGGTGCTCCAGGCGGTGAGCCCCTCCTGA
- a CDS encoding gamma-glutamylcyclotransferase family protein has product MFAYGTLMRGYALHPVLARGAAFVGEGRVSGRLLDLGRYPGLVAGDGRVTGEVYRLDGPELLPVLDREEGYNFERRPTTVTLARGRRAPAWAFWYRGPQERAVHVPHGDYRRARPPGTRA; this is encoded by the coding sequence GTGTTTGCGTACGGAACGCTGATGCGGGGGTATGCGCTGCATCCGGTGCTCGCGCGGGGCGCGGCGTTCGTCGGCGAGGGCCGCGTGAGCGGCCGGCTCCTCGACCTCGGCCGGTATCCCGGCCTCGTCGCCGGCGACGGGCGCGTCACGGGCGAGGTGTATCGTCTGGACGGGCCCGAACTTCTCCCGGTGCTCGACCGCGAGGAGGGTTACAATTTCGAGCGTCGCCCGACGACCGTCACGCTCGCGCGCGGGCGGCGCGCGCCCGCGTGGGCGTTCTGGTACCGAGGGCCGCAGGAGCGCGCCGTCCACGTCCCGCACGGCGATTACCGCCGGGCCCGCCCGCCCGGCACCCGGGCGTGA
- a CDS encoding aspartate aminotransferase family protein, with the protein MALTAAELVKADQEHLIHPLHHPSENAEPVIYVRGRGATVWDIGGHEYVDGLAGLWNVNVGHGRAELAEAAAQQMKELAYFTAYVGSSNIPAITLANRLMEITYDNMQAVFFCSGGAEANESAFKTARFYWKATGKPGKVKVIARQNAYHGVTLQTMSATGMGAYWKMFEPRVPGFVHIQTCYPYRQQGLKPGETPGQAAARELEEAILREEPDTVAAFIGEPIHGGGGVLYPTDDYWPRVREICTRHEVLLIADEVITGFCRTGRWFALAHWNVKPDILSFAKGVTSGYLPLGGIMVTKAIKDAMDSVKPEERWMHAYTYSAHPTCCAVAVKNLEIMTRERLWENSAKMGERLHAGLKAAFGDHPNAGDIRGGKGLLAAVELVEDRATKRNFAGDRKVGQRIQQEMMKRGVVTRVRAVAGPHPATGDSIYFAPPLVVTEAEVDRLVGAARDATKAVLGA; encoded by the coding sequence ATGGCGCTGACCGCTGCCGAGCTCGTGAAGGCCGACCAGGAGCACCTGATCCACCCGCTCCACCATCCGTCCGAGAACGCCGAGCCGGTCATCTACGTCCGCGGCCGCGGCGCGACGGTCTGGGACATCGGCGGCCACGAGTACGTCGACGGGCTCGCGGGGCTCTGGAACGTCAACGTCGGGCACGGGCGCGCCGAGCTCGCGGAAGCCGCGGCGCAGCAGATGAAGGAGCTCGCGTACTTCACCGCGTACGTCGGCTCGTCCAACATCCCGGCGATCACGCTCGCGAACCGCCTGATGGAGATCACCTACGACAACATGCAGGCGGTCTTCTTCTGCTCGGGCGGGGCCGAGGCGAACGAGTCGGCGTTCAAGACGGCGCGCTTCTACTGGAAGGCGACGGGGAAGCCCGGCAAGGTCAAGGTCATCGCGCGTCAGAACGCCTACCACGGCGTGACGCTGCAGACGATGAGCGCGACGGGCATGGGCGCCTACTGGAAGATGTTCGAGCCGCGCGTGCCGGGGTTCGTCCACATCCAGACCTGCTACCCGTACCGGCAGCAGGGACTCAAGCCGGGCGAGACGCCGGGCCAGGCCGCGGCGCGCGAGCTCGAGGAGGCGATCCTGCGCGAGGAGCCCGACACGGTCGCCGCGTTCATCGGCGAGCCGATCCACGGCGGCGGCGGCGTGCTCTACCCGACCGACGACTACTGGCCGCGCGTGCGCGAGATCTGCACGCGCCACGAGGTCCTCCTCATCGCCGACGAGGTCATCACGGGCTTCTGCCGCACGGGCCGGTGGTTCGCGCTCGCGCACTGGAACGTCAAGCCGGACATCCTCTCGTTCGCCAAGGGCGTCACGTCGGGCTACCTCCCGCTCGGCGGGATCATGGTGACGAAGGCGATCAAGGACGCGATGGACTCCGTCAAGCCCGAGGAGCGCTGGATGCACGCCTACACGTACTCGGCGCACCCGACGTGCTGCGCCGTCGCGGTGAAGAACCTCGAGATCATGACGCGCGAGCGCCTCTGGGAGAACTCGGCGAAGATGGGCGAGCGTCTCCACGCCGGGCTCAAGGCAGCGTTCGGCGACCACCCGAATGCGGGCGATATCCGAGGCGGTAAGGGGCTGCTCGCGGCGGTCGAGCTGGTCGAGGACCGCGCGACGAAGAGGAACTTCGCGGGCGACCGCAAGGTGGGGCAGCGGATCCAGCAGGAGATGATGAAGCGCGGCGTCGTCACGCGCGTGCGCGCGGTCGCGGGGCCGCACCCGGCCACGGGAGACTCGATCTACTTCGCCCCGCCGCTCGTCGTGACCGAGGCCGAGGTCGACCGGCTGGTCGGGGCCGCGCGCGACGCCACGAAGGCCGTGCTGGGCGCGTAG
- a CDS encoding Rieske 2Fe-2S domain-containing protein, with translation MNKIEQIKAEKDGLDVAEEIPRYAQLGPDAITEGDIERLKWWGIFLRRHTPGHFMMRIRIPNGITSAAQLRAIGEITGRHGRGFADITTRQQIQLRWIRIGDVPAILDRLRGVGLVTLQTGMDNIRNIVGCPVAGLTPNELFDAAPVARAFTDAFVGNKAFTNLPRKFNVTITGCKENCTHAETQDIALVPALRSLGGEPVAGFNVLVGGKNGSGGYRVATPLDAFVRPDEAVELCSAIVLIFRDHGSRDARNKIRLAFLLEEWGAATFRDVLETRLGQPLERAGTDARLPKATDHVGVFRQKQATLSYVGLSVPVGRITEDQLVEVGRLAECYGTGEARLTADQNVIVPNVPDVKLGDLTAEPLLKVLRYDPSEIMRGLVSCTGIEFCNLAVIETKARALQVARALEAKVHHGKPIRIHWSGCPAGCGNHTVADIGLLGTKAKVNGETVDAVDVFVGGSSGPNANQGVRLLESVPCDTLPRVLEGLVRHLDPEKVRRQLRALAPPPAAPAGATKDGAIAGPVVRAEELVEGAGRLLVANGLEVAVFRLQDRLYAIQNRCPHEGGPLASGTLEGDEVTCPLHGYRFNVKTGACTTDPALRAKTYALVPCAGGLTVDTPQDPTRHPA, from the coding sequence GTGAACAAGATCGAGCAGATCAAGGCGGAGAAGGACGGCCTCGACGTCGCCGAGGAAATCCCCCGCTACGCGCAGCTCGGCCCCGACGCGATCACCGAGGGCGACATCGAGCGGCTGAAGTGGTGGGGGATCTTCCTCCGGCGCCACACGCCCGGCCACTTCATGATGCGCATCCGCATCCCGAACGGCATCACGAGCGCGGCGCAGCTCCGCGCGATCGGCGAGATCACCGGGCGCCATGGGCGAGGGTTCGCCGACATCACGACGCGCCAGCAGATCCAGCTCCGCTGGATCCGGATCGGCGACGTTCCGGCGATCCTCGACCGGCTGCGCGGGGTCGGCCTCGTGACGCTCCAGACCGGGATGGACAACATCCGCAACATCGTCGGCTGCCCCGTCGCCGGGCTCACTCCGAACGAGCTGTTCGACGCCGCGCCCGTGGCCCGCGCGTTCACCGACGCCTTCGTCGGCAACAAGGCGTTCACGAACCTCCCGCGCAAGTTCAACGTCACGATCACCGGCTGCAAGGAGAACTGCACGCACGCCGAGACGCAGGACATCGCGCTCGTCCCGGCGCTCCGGTCCCTGGGCGGCGAGCCGGTCGCCGGCTTCAACGTGCTCGTCGGCGGCAAGAACGGCTCGGGCGGATACCGCGTCGCCACGCCGCTCGACGCCTTCGTCCGCCCCGACGAGGCCGTGGAGCTGTGCAGCGCCATCGTGCTCATCTTCCGGGACCACGGCTCGCGGGACGCCCGGAACAAGATCCGGCTCGCGTTCCTCCTCGAAGAGTGGGGCGCCGCGACGTTCCGCGACGTGCTGGAGACGCGGCTCGGACAGCCGCTCGAGCGCGCCGGGACGGACGCGCGCCTGCCCAAGGCCACGGACCATGTGGGCGTCTTCCGCCAGAAGCAGGCCACGCTGAGCTACGTCGGGCTCAGCGTTCCGGTCGGTCGCATCACCGAGGACCAGCTCGTCGAGGTCGGGCGGCTCGCCGAGTGCTACGGCACCGGCGAGGCGCGGCTCACCGCGGATCAGAACGTGATCGTTCCCAACGTGCCGGACGTGAAGCTCGGCGACCTGACGGCCGAGCCGCTCCTGAAGGTGCTCCGCTACGACCCGTCCGAGATCATGCGCGGCCTCGTGAGCTGCACCGGCATCGAGTTCTGCAACCTGGCGGTCATCGAGACGAAGGCGCGGGCGCTCCAGGTCGCGCGCGCCCTCGAGGCGAAGGTGCACCACGGGAAGCCGATCAGGATCCACTGGTCCGGCTGCCCCGCGGGCTGCGGCAACCACACGGTCGCCGACATCGGGCTCCTCGGGACCAAGGCGAAGGTGAACGGTGAGACCGTGGACGCGGTCGACGTGTTCGTCGGCGGCTCCTCGGGACCGAACGCGAACCAGGGCGTGAGGCTCCTGGAGAGCGTGCCATGCGACACGCTTCCGCGCGTGCTCGAGGGGCTCGTCCGCCATCTCGATCCCGAGAAAGTGCGTCGCCAGCTCCGCGCGCTCGCGCCGCCGCCAGCCGCGCCGGCCGGCGCGACGAAGGACGGCGCGATCGCGGGCCCCGTGGTCCGCGCCGAGGAGCTGGTCGAGGGCGCCGGCCGGCTCCTCGTGGCGAACGGGCTCGAGGTCGCCGTGTTCCGCCTCCAGGACCGGCTCTACGCGATCCAGAACCGGTGCCCCCACGAGGGCGGCCCCCTCGCGAGCGGCACGCTCGAAGGGGACGAGGTGACCTGTCCGCTGCACGGGTACCGCTTCAACGTCAAGACCGGCGCGTGCACGACGGACCCCGCCCTCCGCGCGAAGACGTACGCGCTCGTGCCGTGCGCCGGCGGGCTCACGGTCGACACACCGCAGGATCCAACCCGTCACCCCGCGTGA
- a CDS encoding DUF393 domain-containing protein, producing MARKSIDTATLIYDGECAMCRASALWVMRLALSRGALEILPCRSEPRRARFPQVSDAACMEAMQLALPDGRVLAGADAVPALLRRIRGLGWLATLFALPGARPVARRFYAWVARNRMRLSCRR from the coding sequence ATGGCTCGAAAATCAATCGACACGGCGACGCTGATCTACGACGGCGAGTGCGCCATGTGCCGCGCGAGCGCGCTCTGGGTGATGCGGCTCGCGCTCTCGCGCGGCGCGCTCGAGATCCTGCCCTGCCGCTCCGAGCCCCGCCGCGCGCGCTTTCCCCAGGTCTCAGACGCCGCGTGTATGGAGGCGATGCAGCTCGCGCTCCCCGACGGGCGCGTGCTCGCGGGCGCCGACGCCGTGCCCGCGCTGCTGCGGCGCATCCGCGGCCTCGGCTGGCTCGCGACGCTCTTCGCGCTGCCCGGCGCGCGGCCGGTCGCGCGCCGGTTCTACGCGTGGGTCGCGCGGAACCGCATGCGCCTTTCCTGTCGCCGCTGA